Proteins found in one Geomonas subterranea genomic segment:
- a CDS encoding S8 family serine peptidase: MCGQKVLAWFVVLSIVSITGPLGTTCWAKDIQHEVSVHGVAVGGAGDAAFGQLQARSERGVRLWVLQFKGPIAEREKEAVERLGARLHDYLPEFAFLAGMDDATRKQVLGLPFIEGVTRFHPGYKMNGRLRQMALQPASGEAMTLQLKLDNPSSLGQVLAELEQQGVALLDVGRDSVRVRAQARALAGIAALEAVTWIGEHFEMELLNDTARWVVQSNVPGSLSIWDKGIHGEGEIVGVGDSGLDYDIPWIRDPAGTPIGGAHRKLAGYDTTYGDDYDSDSPGHGTHVCGTLAGDRTPVDGLDSANGMAPKARLFVQDLTPGASSYVFPPDDLGLLFGSAYQAGARLHSNSWGNSDSSYSLFTQSADRFLWDHKEFLVLVANGNSGPTLSTVGSPANAKNVVSVGASYNGSDDQNLASFSSRGPAADGRIKPTVTAPGVGLVSADSDGLKESFNSGTRTMSGTSMATPTVAGTAALVRQYFSQGYYPLGTATPAKAFLPSGALVKAVLINSAQDMTGSGTNGPIPSTGQGWGRVQLDRVLPFGVDAGTLAVVTEDAGVATDGGWSREFPAAGSEPLKVTLAWTDYPGAPGAAKALVNDLDLTVTAPDGTRFFGNAFVGGESVAGGTADRLNVEEQVLIKAPRAGMYTVTVSGYNVPQGPQPFALAITGVVGASQRGTLALDRKYYNSRATLQIRLADTGLDRDHLVVEQVAISVASSGEPAGEEVWLRETTPGSAIFIGSLPLAPVPALPADGVLQVSSADSITASYADADDGSGKGAVVTAGAVVENVPPVCSGLGTTAKTETSATAVWRTDEPAGALLEYGLTPALGARVTDARLITQHEMTLAALEEARSYYLTVTSTDEAGNSSACSTTFATLNLPPSLLVTASTGSVTYRATTVISGTSTDPSGVSSVTVNGAAANYRGSDGYFTLELPLSLGENIFSVLSSDTLGNTRRQDMTVTRLAKSDLLVQSVSGPASAVQGGIITVTDTVCNDATGVPTPFEVGFYLSADAGYSTGDRFVGARSVATFPAPGSCVSASSDITIPASLPGGAFYLVACADYRNTVDETDETNNCRGGTPLSLPALPLKPPAGITVPAGSSTGTFLVYWGDCGVSGVTYILESSRNGGAWGQVYSGAGSSTYVTVTLNGSYGFRVKVVKSGYADSPYTISTICTVDLVCGAPGVVTVPASNSTGQFQVSWGGSNISGVTYVLEFRLDEGPWGELSRGTSTYAYPKVTQNGSYGFRVKAVKSGYADSPYATSATTCAVTLVCGAPGAVTVPANNSTGQFQVFWGGSNVSGVTYVLEYRLDEGSWSELSRGTSTYAYPKVTQNGSYGFRVKAVRSGYADSLYATSAGTCTVTLVCGAPGAITVPATNSTGQFQVFWGGSNVSGVTYVLEYRLGDGPWGELSRGTSTYVYPRVTQNGSYGFRVKAVKSGYADSPYATSAGTCTVTLVCGAPGSITVPATNSTGQFQVSWGGSNVSGVTYVLEYRQDEGSWSELSRGTSTYAYPKMTQNGSYGFRVKAVRSGYADSPYVTSAGTCTVTLVCGVPGAVNVPATNSTGQFQVSWGGSNISGVTYVLEYRRDDGAWSELSRGTSTYAYPKVTQNGSYGFRVRAVKSGYADSPYATSANVCVVTLACGAPATISVPASSSTGKFQVSWGSSNITGATYVVEYSRDGGGWTQLYSGPGSYTYFSTASGGSYSFRVKAMKTGYAESGYTTSPAPCIVTLN, encoded by the coding sequence ATGTGCGGTCAGAAGGTACTTGCCTGGTTCGTAGTCCTCTCCATTGTTTCCATCACCGGCCCGCTTGGAACCACATGCTGGGCCAAAGACATACAACACGAGGTCAGCGTACACGGGGTGGCGGTGGGGGGCGCCGGCGACGCCGCCTTCGGGCAACTGCAGGCGCGGTCGGAGCGGGGCGTCCGGTTGTGGGTGCTGCAGTTCAAGGGGCCGATCGCGGAACGGGAAAAGGAGGCCGTCGAACGGCTGGGTGCGCGCCTGCACGATTACCTGCCGGAGTTCGCCTTCCTGGCCGGTATGGATGACGCCACCCGGAAGCAGGTGCTGGGACTTCCGTTTATCGAAGGAGTGACCCGTTTTCATCCCGGATACAAGATGAACGGGCGGTTGCGCCAGATGGCGCTGCAACCGGCGTCGGGTGAGGCGATGACGTTGCAGCTGAAGCTCGACAACCCCTCTTCCCTGGGACAGGTCCTGGCCGAACTGGAACAGCAGGGAGTCGCGCTGCTGGACGTGGGACGCGACAGTGTCAGGGTGCGGGCTCAGGCCCGCGCCCTCGCCGGGATCGCGGCGCTGGAAGCGGTCACCTGGATCGGCGAGCACTTCGAGATGGAACTATTGAACGACACCGCCCGCTGGGTCGTTCAGAGTAACGTACCCGGCAGCCTCTCCATCTGGGACAAGGGGATACATGGCGAGGGAGAGATCGTAGGAGTGGGCGACTCGGGGCTTGACTACGATATCCCCTGGATCCGCGACCCGGCCGGCACACCGATAGGCGGGGCGCACCGGAAGCTGGCAGGGTATGACACGACCTACGGCGACGACTACGATAGCGACTCGCCGGGACACGGGACCCATGTCTGCGGGACGCTTGCCGGCGACCGCACCCCGGTCGACGGGCTGGACAGCGCCAACGGCATGGCTCCCAAGGCGAGGCTCTTTGTGCAGGACCTCACCCCGGGGGCGAGCAGCTACGTATTTCCCCCCGATGACCTGGGCCTGCTCTTTGGCAGCGCCTATCAGGCGGGGGCGCGCCTTCACAGCAACAGCTGGGGGAACAGTGACAGCAGTTACAGCCTGTTCACCCAGAGCGCAGACCGCTTCCTTTGGGACCACAAGGAGTTCCTGGTGCTGGTCGCCAACGGCAACTCCGGACCCACGCTCTCGACCGTGGGGAGCCCCGCAAACGCGAAGAACGTGGTCAGCGTGGGTGCCAGCTACAACGGCAGTGACGACCAGAACCTCGCCAGCTTCAGCAGCAGGGGCCCCGCCGCCGACGGGCGCATAAAACCGACGGTGACCGCACCTGGGGTGGGCCTGGTCTCCGCGGACTCGGACGGCCTCAAAGAGAGCTTCAACAGCGGCACCAGGACGATGAGCGGAACCTCGATGGCGACCCCCACGGTGGCCGGTACGGCGGCCCTGGTGCGGCAGTACTTCAGCCAGGGGTACTATCCCCTGGGGACGGCAACCCCTGCCAAGGCTTTTCTTCCTTCCGGTGCCCTGGTCAAGGCGGTGCTGATCAACAGCGCCCAGGACATGACCGGCTCGGGAACCAACGGGCCGATCCCTTCGACGGGGCAGGGATGGGGGAGGGTGCAACTGGACCGGGTGCTTCCTTTCGGCGTCGATGCCGGGACGCTGGCCGTGGTGACCGAGGATGCCGGGGTGGCAACCGATGGGGGGTGGAGCAGGGAGTTCCCCGCCGCGGGAAGCGAGCCGCTGAAGGTGACCCTGGCATGGACCGATTACCCGGGGGCGCCGGGCGCGGCCAAGGCGCTCGTTAACGACCTGGACCTCACGGTGACCGCGCCGGACGGGACGCGGTTCTTCGGCAACGCCTTTGTCGGCGGCGAGTCAGTGGCAGGCGGCACGGCCGACCGGTTGAACGTCGAGGAGCAGGTGCTGATCAAGGCACCACGGGCCGGCATGTACACCGTGACCGTCTCCGGCTACAACGTGCCGCAGGGGCCGCAGCCCTTCGCCCTGGCCATCACAGGTGTGGTCGGCGCCAGCCAGCGCGGCACGCTGGCGCTGGACCGCAAGTACTACAATTCCCGCGCGACGCTGCAGATCCGCCTTGCGGACACTGGGTTGGACCGCGACCACCTGGTGGTCGAGCAAGTCGCGATCAGTGTGGCTAGTTCCGGTGAGCCGGCGGGTGAAGAGGTGTGGCTGCGGGAGACCACCCCGGGGAGCGCGATCTTCATCGGCTCCCTTCCCCTGGCGCCGGTACCGGCCCTCCCCGCCGACGGGGTGCTGCAGGTAAGTAGTGCCGACAGCATCACCGCCAGTTATGCGGACGCGGATGACGGTTCCGGAAAGGGGGCTGTGGTGACGGCGGGGGCCGTGGTGGAAAACGTGCCGCCGGTCTGCTCCGGCCTCGGGACAACCGCGAAGACGGAAACATCTGCAACTGCCGTCTGGCGCACCGATGAGCCGGCGGGCGCCCTGCTGGAATACGGGCTCACTCCGGCCCTGGGCGCCCGCGTCACGGACGCCAGGCTCATCACCCAGCACGAGATGACTCTCGCCGCGCTCGAGGAGGCGAGGAGCTACTACCTGACCGTGACCTCGACCGACGAAGCGGGCAACTCCTCCGCCTGCAGCACCACCTTCGCGACGCTGAACCTTCCTCCCTCCCTGCTGGTCACCGCTTCCACCGGTAGCGTCACCTACCGCGCCACCACGGTCATCTCGGGGACCAGCACCGACCCGTCGGGGGTGTCCTCGGTGACGGTCAACGGGGCTGCGGCGAACTACCGGGGGAGCGACGGCTACTTCACGCTCGAACTCCCTCTCTCTCTCGGCGAGAACATCTTCAGCGTGCTTTCAAGCGATACCCTCGGCAACACACGGAGGCAGGACATGACGGTGACCCGGCTCGCCAAGAGCGACCTTTTGGTGCAGTCGGTTTCCGGGCCAGCCTCGGCCGTCCAGGGGGGGATCATAACGGTAACCGACACCGTCTGCAACGACGCCACGGGAGTGCCGACTCCTTTCGAGGTGGGGTTTTACCTCTCTGCCGATGCCGGCTATTCCACCGGGGACCGTTTTGTCGGCGCCCGCAGTGTTGCCACGTTCCCCGCACCGGGGAGCTGTGTCAGCGCCAGCAGCGACATCACCATTCCTGCTTCACTGCCGGGAGGGGCTTTCTACCTGGTCGCCTGCGCCGATTACCGCAACACCGTCGACGAGACCGATGAAACCAACAACTGCAGGGGGGGGACGCCTCTCTCGCTTCCCGCGCTCCCCCTGAAACCGCCTGCCGGCATTACCGTACCGGCGGGAAGCAGCACCGGGACATTCCTGGTCTACTGGGGGGATTGCGGCGTGAGCGGCGTGACCTACATCCTGGAGTCCAGCCGGAACGGCGGTGCCTGGGGCCAGGTATATAGCGGCGCCGGTAGCAGCACCTACGTTACCGTCACGCTCAATGGGAGCTACGGCTTCAGGGTCAAGGTCGTGAAAAGCGGCTATGCCGACAGCCCCTACACCATCTCAACCATCTGCACCGTCGACCTCGTCTGCGGTGCCCCCGGAGTCGTCACCGTCCCAGCCAGCAACAGTACGGGACAGTTCCAGGTCTCCTGGGGGGGGAGCAATATCTCCGGGGTGACCTACGTGCTCGAGTTCCGCCTGGACGAGGGGCCCTGGGGCGAGTTGAGCCGCGGCACGTCGACCTACGCCTATCCCAAGGTGACGCAGAACGGGAGCTATGGCTTCCGGGTCAAGGCGGTGAAAAGCGGCTATGCCGACAGCCCCTATGCCACGTCGGCCACCACCTGTGCCGTCACCCTTGTCTGCGGTGCTCCCGGCGCCGTCACGGTGCCGGCCAACAACAGCACGGGACAGTTCCAGGTCTTCTGGGGGGGGAGCAACGTCTCCGGCGTGACTTACGTCCTCGAATACCGCCTGGACGAGGGCTCCTGGAGCGAGTTGAGCCGCGGCACGTCGACCTACGCCTATCCGAAGGTGACCCAGAACGGGAGCTACGGCTTCCGGGTCAAGGCGGTTAGAAGCGGCTATGCCGACAGCCTCTATGCCACGTCGGCCGGCACCTGCACGGTCACCCTTGTCTGCGGTGCCCCGGGCGCCATCACCGTGCCGGCCACCAACAGCACGGGACAGTTCCAGGTTTTCTGGGGGGGGAGCAACGTCTCCGGCGTGACCTACGTCCTCGAGTACCGCCTGGGCGATGGCCCCTGGGGCGAGTTGAGCCGCGGCACGTCGACCTACGTCTATCCCAGGGTGACGCAGAACGGGAGCTACGGCTTCCGGGTCAAGGCGGTGAAAAGTGGCTATGCCGACAGCCCCTATGCGACGTCGGCCGGCACCTGTACGGTCACCCTCGTCTGCGGCGCCCCGGGCTCCATTACCGTCCCGGCCACGAACAGCACGGGACAGTTCCAGGTATCCTGGGGGGGAAGCAACGTCTCCGGCGTGACCTATGTACTCGAGTACCGCCAGGACGAGGGCTCCTGGAGCGAGTTGAGCCGCGGCACGTCGACCTACGCCTATCCCAAGATGACGCAGAACGGGAGCTACGGCTTCCGGGTCAAGGCGGTTAGAAGCGGCTATGCCGACAGCCCTTATGTTACGTCGGCCGGCACCTGTACGGTCACCCTCGTTTGTGGCGTACCGGGCGCCGTCAACGTGCCGGCGACCAACAGCACGGGACAGTTCCAGGTATCCTGGGGGGGGAGCAACATCTCCGGCGTGACCTACGTGCTCGAGTACCGCCGCGACGACGGTGCCTGGAGCGAGTTGAGCCGCGGCACGTCGACCTATGCCTATCCGAAGGTGACGCAGAACGGGAGCTACGGTTTCCGGGTCAGGGCCGTTAAGAGCGGGTATGCCGACAGCCCTTACGCGACGTCGGCCAATGTCTGTGTGGTCACCCTGGCCTGCGGTGCTCCCGCAACCATCAGCGTGCCCGCTTCCAGCAGCACCGGGAAGTTCCAGGTCAGTTGGGGGAGTAGTAACATAACCGGTGCGACCTACGTGGTGGAATACAGCCGCGACGGCGGAGGCTGGACGCAACTCTACAGCGGGCCGGGCAGCTACACCTATTTCAGCACCGCGTCGGGCGGCAGTTACAGCTTCCGGGTGAAGGCGATGAAGACCGGTTATGCGGAGAGCGGCTACACCACGTCACCTGCTCCCTGCATCGTGACGCTTAACTGA
- a CDS encoding helix-turn-helix transcriptional regulator: MSETGLSCNTDCRVAIVGPNHFQNTLLATFIENYSTCSCCIMDSLDSFILCHQENFPCRIALLYDCFHQQQKALSDALQLDLRQLPCELSLVLFNLDRQTRMEKQAIEVGVQGIFYAEDSVQTVLKGLAAIFEGGLWISRQMMTEVILEHGFAHRRRKVVAHDMVQHSLTHREVEILGLLSSGATNKCISDTLFISPHTVRTHLNNIFRKINVSSRLEAAVWAADSLFLPQYRN, encoded by the coding sequence ATGAGTGAAACCGGCCTTTCCTGTAACACCGACTGTCGGGTGGCGATCGTAGGGCCGAACCATTTTCAGAATACCCTTCTTGCCACTTTCATTGAGAATTACAGCACCTGCAGCTGCTGCATCATGGACAGCCTGGACAGCTTCATCCTCTGTCACCAGGAAAACTTCCCCTGCCGCATCGCCCTCCTCTACGACTGCTTCCACCAGCAACAAAAGGCGCTGAGCGATGCACTGCAGCTCGACCTGCGCCAGCTCCCCTGCGAACTTTCACTGGTGCTCTTCAACCTCGACCGGCAGACCAGGATGGAGAAACAGGCCATCGAGGTCGGGGTCCAGGGGATCTTCTACGCAGAGGATTCGGTGCAGACCGTGCTGAAGGGACTGGCGGCGATATTCGAGGGGGGGCTTTGGATCTCGCGCCAGATGATGACAGAGGTGATCCTGGAGCACGGATTCGCCCACCGGCGCAGAAAGGTCGTGGCGCACGACATGGTGCAGCACAGCCTGACCCATCGCGAAGTGGAGATCCTGGGGCTCCTTTCCTCCGGCGCCACCAACAAGTGCATCTCGGACACGCTTTTCATAAGTCCCCACACCGTCCGCACCCACCTCAACAACATCTTCCGCAAGATCAACGTCTCCAGCCGGCTCGAGGCCGCGGTCTGGGCCGCCGATTCCCTATTCCTGCCGCAATACCGGAACTGA
- a CDS encoding helix-turn-helix transcriptional regulator, with the protein MPEKGTTMPPRQKQQYRHLPAFILLALAEEPIHGGAILSALSQRMPLSKPDSAAVYRALQRLEDEAQVVSNWDTSGSGPARRVYRLTEAGWEKLDAWREDIEMRLANLRYFLDTYAELRSHRRLK; encoded by the coding sequence GTGCCGGAGAAAGGAACCACCATGCCTCCCAGACAAAAGCAACAGTACCGCCACCTCCCCGCCTTCATCCTGCTTGCCCTGGCGGAGGAGCCGATTCATGGCGGCGCCATCCTGAGCGCGCTGTCCCAGCGCATGCCGCTTTCCAAGCCGGACAGCGCCGCGGTGTACCGTGCCCTGCAGCGGCTCGAAGATGAGGCCCAGGTGGTCTCCAACTGGGACACAAGCGGCAGCGGTCCGGCCCGCAGGGTGTACCGGCTGACCGAGGCGGGGTGGGAAAAGCTCGATGCCTGGCGCGAGGACATCGAAATGCGGCTGGCGAATCTGCGTTACTTCCTGGATACATATGCGGAACTCAGAAGCCACAGGCGCTTAAAGTAA
- a CDS encoding permease: MKEKLVDYRLFFMVLAANLGFLLWQPATARLAALNSTGFLLEVLSIVPPVMVLMGLLDVWVPRRLVEAHLGPDSGPVGAGVAMLLGTAAAGPLYAAFPVAVSLRKKGARLANIVIFLGTWGAIKIPMILMESSFISLRFALLRLSLTVPCILACGYLMERLLPEHELDGEPGAADA, from the coding sequence GTGAAGGAGAAGCTCGTCGACTACCGTCTCTTTTTCATGGTGCTCGCCGCGAACCTCGGCTTTCTTTTGTGGCAGCCGGCGACGGCGCGGCTTGCCGCGCTCAACTCCACCGGGTTTCTCCTCGAGGTACTCTCCATAGTGCCGCCGGTCATGGTGCTCATGGGACTTCTGGACGTCTGGGTGCCGCGTCGCCTGGTCGAGGCGCACCTTGGTCCCGATTCCGGCCCGGTAGGCGCGGGGGTCGCCATGCTTTTGGGGACCGCGGCCGCCGGGCCGCTGTACGCCGCCTTTCCCGTCGCGGTATCCCTGCGCAAAAAGGGGGCGCGCCTGGCGAACATCGTCATCTTCCTGGGCACCTGGGGCGCCATCAAGATCCCCATGATCCTTATGGAGAGCAGCTTCATCAGCCTGCGTTTCGCCCTGTTGCGGCTTTCGCTCACCGTTCCCTGCATCCTCGCCTGCGGCTACCTGATGGAGCGGCTGCTGCCGGAACATGAGCTGGATGGTGAGCCAGGGGCGGCCGACGCCTGA
- a CDS encoding permease, with the protein MSAVLYGGTALAVLVSWRLDPEKTRRALRIGAKSLHGLAPRILGMVALVGLVLALVPPEAIRKLFSHGGLGGFSLVAAIGSIVTMPAPIAFALVGSLFKLGAAPASLATFVTTLTMVGVMTAPMEISCFGKRFTMLRQALSFVVAIVIGLAMGVLL; encoded by the coding sequence ATGTCGGCAGTGTTGTACGGCGGAACGGCGTTGGCCGTGTTGGTATCCTGGCGGCTTGACCCCGAGAAGACGAGGCGGGCTCTACGGATCGGCGCGAAGTCGCTCCATGGGCTGGCCCCGCGCATACTGGGCATGGTGGCCCTGGTCGGCCTGGTGCTCGCCCTCGTTCCGCCTGAGGCGATCAGAAAACTCTTCAGCCACGGGGGGCTCGGTGGCTTCTCGCTGGTCGCCGCCATCGGTTCCATCGTGACCATGCCTGCGCCGATCGCGTTCGCGCTGGTAGGGTCGCTGTTCAAGCTCGGGGCCGCCCCTGCGAGCCTTGCCACCTTTGTCACCACGCTCACCATGGTGGGTGTCATGACCGCGCCGATGGAGATCTCCTGCTTCGGCAAGCGCTTCACGATGCTGCGGCAGGCGTTGAGCTTCGTGGTGGCCATCGTTATCGGACTGGCCATGGGGGTGCTGTTGTGA
- a CDS encoding HAMP domain-containing methyl-accepting chemotaxis protein, with the protein MALSGVRLSARLGVAFALVVVLMTVVGGYSINRMALFDGKIRSLIEDKWPKTVALNDLKSQVNVVARGLRNMVILQDPRDVQKEEKRIAECLQTADKRIEELKKTVRSDSGREALKEVIEAKAAYQEAQRHVIATIKEGDKEKAGQELIGPMRKTQSAFFAAMDKMLSHQDKEMVRVGEESKHMIDQGRVVVIALLVIAVVLSVLLALVIVRSITVPVAELIAANDRLADNDLTVSITLSGNDELGHLAESTRKVVGNLREMLGRVSESSSEIASASQQLKATAEQIATGAEELASQTSSVATASEEMAATSGDIAQNCVRAADASRQSSESAAQGGDVVQETIAGMVRIAERVKDSAGTVESLGARSEQIGDIIATIEDIADQTNLLALNAAIEAARAGEQGRGFAVVADEVRALAERTTRATKEIGNMIKAIQDETKTAVSVMEEGVVEVEKGTASSQQSGEALQMILRQIGEVTMQINQIATAAEEQTATTSEITMNVQQVTDVVQHTARGANETAAAAAQLALNAQSLESLVRQFRL; encoded by the coding sequence ATGGCGCTTTCGGGAGTCAGGCTCAGCGCAAGACTTGGGGTAGCCTTTGCCCTTGTGGTGGTCCTCATGACAGTGGTCGGAGGGTACTCCATCAACAGGATGGCGCTGTTCGACGGGAAGATCCGATCACTTATCGAAGACAAATGGCCCAAGACGGTGGCCCTCAACGACCTCAAGTCGCAGGTCAACGTCGTCGCCCGCGGACTGCGCAACATGGTCATACTCCAGGACCCGCGGGATGTGCAAAAAGAAGAAAAGCGCATCGCCGAGTGCCTGCAGACCGCCGACAAACGGATCGAGGAGCTGAAGAAAACGGTGCGCAGCGACTCGGGCAGGGAGGCCCTAAAGGAGGTGATCGAGGCCAAAGCGGCGTACCAGGAGGCGCAGCGGCATGTCATCGCGACCATCAAGGAAGGGGATAAGGAAAAGGCGGGGCAGGAACTGATCGGGCCGATGCGCAAGACCCAGAGCGCCTTCTTCGCCGCCATGGACAAGATGCTATCCCACCAGGACAAGGAAATGGTGCGGGTCGGAGAGGAGTCCAAGCACATGATCGACCAGGGGCGCGTGGTGGTGATAGCTCTCCTGGTGATCGCCGTTGTCCTCTCGGTTCTCCTGGCGCTCGTGATCGTGCGCAGCATCACCGTCCCGGTCGCGGAACTCATCGCAGCCAACGACCGGCTGGCCGACAACGACCTCACCGTATCCATCACCCTCTCCGGGAACGACGAGTTGGGGCACCTCGCGGAGTCGACCCGCAAAGTGGTGGGGAATTTGCGCGAGATGCTCGGGAGGGTGTCGGAAAGCTCCAGCGAGATCGCTTCGGCCTCCCAGCAGCTCAAGGCCACGGCCGAGCAAATCGCCACCGGCGCCGAGGAACTCGCCTCACAGACGAGCTCCGTGGCCACCGCCAGCGAGGAGATGGCGGCCACCAGCGGCGACATCGCCCAGAACTGCGTCCGCGCCGCCGACGCGTCCCGCCAAAGCAGCGAGTCGGCCGCACAGGGGGGGGATGTGGTGCAGGAGACCATCGCCGGAATGGTGCGCATCGCCGAGCGGGTCAAGGACAGCGCCGGCACCGTGGAAAGCCTCGGGGCGAGATCGGAACAGATCGGTGACATCATCGCCACCATCGAGGACATCGCCGACCAGACCAACCTGCTCGCGTTGAACGCCGCCATCGAGGCGGCGCGCGCAGGAGAGCAGGGACGCGGGTTCGCGGTGGTGGCCGACGAGGTACGGGCGCTTGCCGAGCGGACCACACGGGCCACCAAGGAGATCGGCAACATGATCAAGGCCATCCAGGACGAGACCAAGACGGCGGTAAGCGTCATGGAGGAAGGGGTGGTCGAGGTGGAAAAGGGGACGGCGTCGTCGCAGCAGTCGGGCGAGGCGCTGCAGATGATCCTGCGGCAGATCGGCGAAGTCACCATGCAGATCAACCAGATCGCCACCGCCGCCGAGGAGCAGACGGCGACCACCAGCGAGATCACCATGAACGTGCAGCAGGTGACCGACGTGGTGCAGCATACCGCGCGCGGCGCCAACGAGACCGCGGCCGCCGCCGCGCAACTGGCGCTCAACGCGCAGAGTCTGGAAAGCCTGGTGCGGCAGTTCCGGCTCTAG
- a CDS encoding GSU0071 family protein encodes MDTYTIDTELEHYYGDRMATSSREACRRFYLRAVSRCNGAELERYLKLVKAHASVYSSVHHMFRSPFKHVELPLLLTSFVLLISSLVLVFSGETSALIAGGTSAGLIGVLQCLRQLIRNWQQHSVREAVFTEFAEFLQRETLQ; translated from the coding sequence ATGGACACTTACACGATCGACACGGAACTGGAACACTACTATGGCGACCGCATGGCTACCAGCAGCAGGGAAGCCTGCCGACGTTTTTACCTGCGCGCAGTGTCGCGCTGCAACGGTGCGGAACTGGAGAGATACCTGAAGCTGGTAAAGGCGCACGCTTCGGTATACTCATCGGTCCATCACATGTTCCGCTCACCGTTCAAGCATGTGGAGCTGCCGCTGTTACTGACCAGTTTCGTGCTCCTGATCTCAAGCCTGGTCCTGGTGTTTTCCGGCGAAACCAGCGCACTGATCGCGGGGGGGACTTCGGCGGGGCTGATCGGTGTGCTGCAGTGCCTGAGGCAGCTGATCCGGAACTGGCAGCAGCACTCGGTGCGGGAAGCGGTGTTCACGGAGTTCGCGGAATTCCTGCAACGGGAAACGCTGCAGTAA
- a CDS encoding hotdog domain-containing protein → MSNPADTSFFHTLSLAEDLPLRRRFMVVDEDLLGNLRFGMLLEILDKVAEETALRYVNRFYPDARVVTAAIDNIIVRHVADVTRDIVCEARINHVGRSSLVIGIRVEQPGEPANHVASCYFTMVARSGMGEGAVSVALPPLEYATEREQARARKAVVRREEYRQQQALTSQPPSPEEYRMLAALHKAQDEPGFQGLLAGRLVADSWERMYPEFENVPQKIFGGYLVRRAYELSSICSELVAPNRSVMAAVNRINFFHPVRMGDKLHYTSRVVFTCGSYICVEANIERISRDRTSKALSNSCLFTFVNVDRELVHRPVPAVYPTTYAEDARYLEAERSFKALSEHIHLI, encoded by the coding sequence ATGTCAAACCCAGCGGACACCTCTTTTTTTCATACCCTCTCGCTTGCCGAAGATCTGCCGCTGCGCCGCCGCTTCATGGTGGTGGACGAGGATCTTTTGGGCAACCTCCGTTTCGGGATGCTCCTGGAGATACTGGACAAGGTCGCGGAGGAGACGGCGCTCAGGTACGTGAACCGGTTCTACCCCGACGCGCGGGTGGTGACGGCGGCCATAGACAACATCATCGTCCGCCACGTCGCGGACGTAACGCGTGACATCGTCTGCGAGGCGCGCATCAACCACGTGGGGAGATCCTCGCTGGTCATAGGGATCCGCGTGGAGCAGCCGGGGGAGCCGGCGAATCATGTCGCCTCCTGCTACTTCACCATGGTGGCACGGTCGGGGATGGGGGAGGGAGCGGTGAGCGTGGCCCTGCCGCCGCTCGAGTACGCGACGGAGAGGGAGCAGGCGCGGGCGAGAAAGGCGGTGGTGCGCCGCGAGGAGTACCGGCAGCAGCAGGCGCTCACCTCGCAACCTCCGAGCCCGGAGGAGTACCGGATGCTGGCAGCGCTGCACAAGGCGCAGGACGAGCCCGGGTTCCAGGGGCTGTTGGCGGGACGCCTGGTGGCGGATTCGTGGGAGAGGATGTACCCGGAGTTCGAAAACGTACCGCAGAAGATCTTCGGCGGGTACCTGGTGCGGCGGGCCTACGAGCTCTCCTCGATCTGCTCGGAACTGGTGGCGCCGAACCGTTCGGTCATGGCGGCGGTGAACCGGATCAACTTCTTCCACCCTGTCCGCATGGGGGACAAGCTGCACTACACCAGCCGGGTGGTGTTCACCTGCGGCAGCTACATCTGCGTGGAGGCGAACATAGAACGCATCAGCCGCGACCGAACCAGCAAGGCGCTTTCAAACTCGTGCCTGTTCACCTTCGTCAACGTGGACCGTGAGCTGGTGCACAGGCCGGTGCCGGCGGTCTACCCGACGACCTACGCGGAGGACGCCAGGTACCTGGAGGCGGAGCGGAGTTTCAAGGCGCTGTCTGAGCATATCCATCTTATTTAA